The following are encoded together in the Cicer arietinum cultivar CDC Frontier isolate Library 1 chromosome 2, Cicar.CDCFrontier_v2.0, whole genome shotgun sequence genome:
- the LOC140919431 gene encoding uncharacterized protein: MWKDIMYCSNEKEYMMRLHMFEQSCVDTKVVESAHWKLKLMLENSMSDLCKCWEAMNNMIRLQHKRIRASFQKSFYDEEHEHRNPFYQRLNTFVSTEAQRRIAEEYDKVEWVGTDKSICGCSLRRTYGLPCACELGQYKLMGEPIPLDSVHIQWRKLSMECELTQDTEDGSELDMSTEMNALWKRFRSLDVIGKRVLKSKVRELAFPSTSSICPPPEKVKTKGRVKKSKGMKPDGYDVYRDPSYFEHVNATYGEDIGSQPSQSKKRQASQSKKHPSQSSHSSKNLLLTQFPDIIQPYIDDIFDVAADGNCGFRAIALLLGFGEECWSLVRKRLDQEIVSHVTPYDRLFTGRIKEVRDSLMISGLGVQPMDKWLSMPDMGYVIATTYNIILVTFGLTFSMTFFPMRGSHSGSTKNDRICCIGFVNGNHWVPLKMKDGFPMPDIAPGWKQYRTNEATSWAIAYTGRLQHWGYLLGRLSRVTQNPPTEPVEAMSLDEP; this comes from the exons atgtggaaagaCATTATGTATTGTAGTAATGAAAAAGAGTATATGATGCGCTTGCATATGTTTGAACAATCATGTGTTGATACTaaagt GGTTGAGTCGGCTCACtggaaactgaagttaatgttagaaaatagcatgagtgatttgtgtaaatgttgggaggctatgaacaacatgataaggttacaacataaaagaatcagagcctcgtttcaaaaaagtttttatgatgaagagcatgAGCACAGAAATCCATTTTATCAGAGATTGAATACATTTGTATCAACAGAAGCTCAAAGACGTATTGCTGAAGAATACGACAAAGTTGAGTGGGTGGGTACTGACAAATCTATATGTGGGTGTTCTCTGAGAAGGACATACGGATTACCTTGTGCTTGTGAATTgggacaatataaattaatgggtgaaccaattcctctagattctgtgcatattcaatggagaaaattaagcatggaaTGTGAACTCACTCAAGACACAGAAGATGGATCAGAGTTGGATATGTCTACTGAGATGAATGCCTTATGGAAACGCTTTCGATCACTTGATGTTATTGGGAAACGAGTGTTGAAGAGTAAAGTGCGTGAACTTGCTTTTCCAAGTACAAGTTCAATATGTCCACCACCTGAAAAAGTCAAAACCAAAGGAAGAGTGAAGAAGAGTAAGGGTATGAAGCCAGatggatatgatgtatatcgagacccttcttactttgagcatgttaatgcaacatatggTGAAGATATTGGTTCCCAACCCTCTCaatcaaagaagagacaagcctctcaatcaaagaaacacCCCTCTCAGTCatctcattcttcaaaaaatttgttattgacACAATTTCCTGATATTATTCAGCcatacattgatgacatatttgacgtggcagctgatggaaattgtggttTTCGCGCTATTGCATTATTGCTTGGTTTCGGTGAAGAGTGTTGGTCTTTGGTCCGCAAGAGATTGGATCAAGAGATTGTTTCTCATGTAACTCCATATGATAGATTGTTCACAGGACGCATTAAAGAAGTAAGAGATTCGTTGATGATATCCGGCTTAGGTGTTCAACCCATGGATAAATGGTTGTCCATgcctgatatgggttacgtgatagcgacaacatataatattattcttgtcaCGTTCGGTCTGACATTTTCAATGACTTTCTTTCCTATGAGGGGTTCACATTCCggatcgacaaaaaatgatcgcatttgttgtattggttttgttaatgGAAATCACTGGGTTCcg ttAAAGATGAAAGATGGATTTCCAATGCCAGACATTGCACCAGGTTGGAAGCAATATCGTACCAATGAAGCAACTTCTTGGGCAATAGCATACACAGGCCGTCTACAACACTGGGGGTATTTATTAGGCCGGTTGTCACGTGTTACCCAAAATCCACCTACGGAACCCGTAGAGGCAATGTCTTTAGATGAaccttaa
- the LOC101506693 gene encoding GATA transcription factor 25 has translation MEPSIYGHSHPLNITAESDDGSGPDNTIEGHHHIQYETHGLNDGGVGGGVVVDEGTSDAVYGHGGGNSELALQSFDDSSQLTLSFRGQVYVFDSVTPDKVQSVLLLLGGCELPQAGTTCVDAVPQQSQRGSTEFPTKCSLPQRAASLIRFRQKRKERCFEKKVRYGVRQEVALRMHRNKGQFTSSKKQDGANSCGTDQDSGQDDSQSVTFCTHCGISSKSTPMMRRGPSGPRSLCNACGLFWANRGALRDLSKRHPELSIVPAEHVDQGNGSDCGTAIIPAHNNLAAFSENDNQALVADR, from the exons ATGGAACCATCAATTTACGGTCACTCTCACCCCTTGAACATCACCGCTGAAAGTGACGACGGTTCCGGTCCCGACAACACCATCGAAGGTCACCACCACATTCAGTACGAAACGCACGGTCTAAATGATGGCGGCGTCGGCGGCGGTGTTGTTGTTGATGAAGGCACCTCCGACGCCGTGTATGGTCACGGCGGTGGAAACTCTGAATTAGCTCTTCAAAGCTTTGATGATTCTAGTCAACTTACGCTTTCGTTTCGTGGTCAAGTTTATGTCTTTGATTCTGTTACTCCTGATAAG GTTCAATCGGTGTTGTTACTGTTGGGTGGATGTGAATTACCTCAAGCTGGTACGACATGTGTGGATGCGGTGCCTCAACAAAGTCAGAGG GGTTCAACGGAATTTCCTACAAAATGTAGTCTACCACAGCGAGCAGCCTCATTAATTAGGTTCCGGCAGAAGAGGAAAGAAAGATGCTTTGAAAAGAAAGTTAGATATGGTGTACGTCAAGAAGTTGCACTCAG GATGCACCGAAACAAGGGTCAATTTACTTCATCTAAGAAACAGGATGGAGCAAATAGTTGTGGTACAGACCAGGATTCTGGGCAGGACGACAGTCAATCAGTTACCTT TTGCACACATTGTGGTATAAGCTCTAAATCGACCCCAATGATGCGGCGAGGGCCATCTGGTCCAAGGTCACTTTGCAATGCTTGTGGGCTTTTCTGGGCAAATAGG GGTGCTTTGAGAGACCTTTCTAAGAGACATCCGGAACTATCTATTGTACCAGCTGAgcat GTTGATCAAGGTAATGGCTCCGATTGTGGGACAGCAATTATCCCTGCACATAACAATCTTGCTGCTTTCTCTGAGAATGATAACCAAGCTTTGGTAGCTGATCGTTGA